A window from Salminus brasiliensis chromosome 7, fSalBra1.hap2, whole genome shotgun sequence encodes these proteins:
- the LOC140559849 gene encoding MOB-like protein phocein: MVMAEGAAVLRRNRPGTKAKDFYNWPDESFEEMDSTLAVQQYIQQNIRSDCANIDKILEPPEGQDEGVWKYEHLRQFCLELNGLAVKLQGECHPDTCTQMTATEQWIFLCAAHKTPKECPAIDYTRHTLDGAACLLNSNKYFPSRVSIKESSVAKLGSVCRRIYRIFSHAYFHHRQIFDKYENETFLCHRFTRFVMKYNLMSKDNLIVPILEEEVQNAGSAESEA, encoded by the exons ATGGTCATGGCGGAGGGAGCAGCAGTCCTGAGGAGGAACCGTCCAGGAACCAAGGCGAAG GATTTTTACAACTGGCCTGATGAGTCGTTTGAGGAGATGGACAGCACTCTGGCTGTGCAGCAG TACATTCAGCAGAACATTCGCTCTGACTGCGCCAACATCGACAAGATCCTGGAGCCTCCAGAGGGACAGGACGAGGGTGTTTGGAAATATGAACACCTGAG ACAGTTTTGTCTGGAACTGAATGGCCTTGCTGTTAAGTTACAG GGAGAATGCCACCCGGACACATGTACACAGATGACGGCTACAGAGCAGTGGATCTTTCTGTGTGCTGCACATAAAACCCCCAAAGAG TGTCCTGCTATCGACTATACTAGACATACGCTGGATGGAGCTGCCTGTCTTCTGAACAGTAACAAGTATTTCCCCAGCCG GGTGAGCATAAAGGAGTCATCTGTGGCAAAGCTGGGATCTGTCTGCCGCCGCATCTACAGGATATTTTCCCACGCCTACTTTCACCACCGCCAGATATTTGACAAATATGAG AATGAGACCTTCCTGTGTCACCGGTTTACTCGATTTGTAATGAAATATAATCTGATGTCGAAGGACAATCTAATCGTACccattctggaggaggaggtgcAGAATGCTGGCTCTGCAGAGAGTGAGGCCTGA